One window from the genome of Metabacillus flavus encodes:
- a CDS encoding TIGR01777 family oxidoreductase, which translates to MKKKVVLAGGTGFIGHYLNGQFAGAGYDVKVISRGSKSHSWDRFDSVVEAIEGSDMLINLAGKSVNCRYNEKNKAEIFSSRTDTTEMLGKAVLKCVNPPSLWINSSTATIYRHAEDRPMTEENGEIGSGFSVEVAKAWEKSFFSFDLPNTRQAALRIAIVLGDGGVMTPYKNLAKFGLGGVQGSGKQMFSWIHVEDVYRIIQFIRENEHLSGVFNTAAPKPISNKEFMSEVRKAMNIKFGLPSPKWMLGMGAVFIRTETELVLKSRWVIPERLEREGFTFKYPDMESALGEILGEGAR; encoded by the coding sequence ATGAAAAAGAAGGTTGTGTTAGCCGGCGGAACGGGGTTTATCGGTCATTACCTGAACGGCCAGTTTGCAGGAGCGGGTTATGATGTGAAGGTCATTTCGAGAGGTTCAAAGAGCCATTCATGGGACCGGTTTGATTCAGTTGTTGAAGCAATTGAGGGCTCAGATATGCTGATCAATCTCGCAGGGAAATCCGTTAATTGCCGCTACAATGAGAAGAATAAAGCCGAGATTTTCAGCTCGAGGACGGATACAACCGAAATGCTGGGAAAAGCGGTTCTGAAATGTGTAAATCCGCCATCTCTTTGGATCAACTCGAGTACAGCGACCATTTACCGCCATGCGGAGGACCGGCCGATGACAGAGGAGAACGGGGAGATTGGATCTGGTTTTTCTGTAGAGGTAGCCAAGGCTTGGGAAAAATCGTTCTTCAGTTTTGACTTGCCGAATACACGCCAGGCAGCGTTAAGGATTGCCATTGTTCTCGGGGACGGAGGCGTCATGACCCCATACAAAAACCTCGCCAAATTCGGACTCGGCGGTGTGCAGGGATCGGGGAAGCAGATGTTCAGCTGGATTCACGTTGAGGATGTTTACCGAATCATTCAATTTATCCGTGAGAACGAACACTTAAGCGGCGTATTCAATACGGCTGCGCCTAAGCCTATTTCCAATAAAGAATTTATGAGCGAGGTTCGGAAAGCGATGAACATCAAGTTCGGACTGCCCTCTCCGAAATGGATGCTGGGGATGGGTGCCGTGTTCATTCGGACGGAAACCGAGCTCGTTCTAAAAAGCAGATGGGTGATTCCGGAGCGGCTGGAGAGGGAAGGGTTTACGTTTAAGTATCCGGATATGGAGTCGGCGCTTGGTGAGATTTTGGGAGAGGGAGCGAGGTAG
- a CDS encoding GNAT family N-acetyltransferase produces MTIHLKPVTRDNWEDALELKLKSAQIHLVPSPAVSLAKIGIKPDGDSIEYLPFGIYHAAKMVGFIMHARDEATANMYWINGFLIDSEHQGKGYGRDALAEMIRWIKEHNPNCREIRLTVRMDNEGARKLYGKMGFQATGVMYGDEEVWVLENA; encoded by the coding sequence ATGACCATTCATTTAAAACCGGTTACGAGAGATAACTGGGAGGATGCGTTGGAACTCAAGCTTAAATCGGCTCAAATCCATTTAGTCCCTTCACCGGCCGTATCTCTTGCAAAAATCGGCATAAAGCCGGATGGGGACAGCATTGAATATCTCCCATTCGGAATCTATCATGCCGCTAAAATGGTAGGCTTTATCATGCATGCACGTGATGAGGCGACGGCCAATATGTATTGGATCAACGGCTTTTTGATTGATAGCGAGCATCAGGGAAAAGGTTATGGCCGGGACGCCCTCGCTGAAATGATCCGCTGGATAAAGGAGCACAATCCGAACTGTCGGGAAATCCGTTTAACCGTAAGGATGGACAACGAAGGAGCAAGGAAGCTCTATGGAAAAATGGGGTTTCAGGCGACAGGGGTTATGTATGGGGATGAAGAGGTATGGGTTTTGGAGAATGCTTGA
- a CDS encoding DUF1801 domain-containing protein, translating into MPKKQLKHNGSEQAAEFMISLEHPLKKEIEEVRSIILAACGRLTEHIKWNAPSFCINGEDRITFNLRGKDSFRLIFHRGAKVREGTGKEPLFPDETGLLEWAAPDRAIAVFTDMEDVMNKRGHLEEIVKTWIERTE; encoded by the coding sequence ACAGCTCAAACACAACGGTTCTGAACAAGCTGCAGAATTTATGATTAGTCTTGAGCATCCATTAAAGAAGGAAATTGAAGAGGTCCGCTCCATCATTCTTGCTGCCTGCGGCCGGCTGACCGAACACATTAAATGGAATGCACCGAGCTTCTGCATAAACGGAGAGGATCGGATTACCTTTAACCTGCGGGGCAAAGACTCCTTCCGGCTGATTTTTCATCGTGGAGCGAAAGTAAGAGAGGGTACCGGCAAGGAGCCGCTTTTTCCTGATGAGACTGGATTGCTCGAATGGGCTGCGCCTGACAGAGCCATCGCAGTCTTTACAGATATGGAAGATGTAATGAATAAGAGAGGACATCTGGAGGAAATCGTGAAAACATGGATTGAAAGAACGGAATAA